From Epinephelus lanceolatus isolate andai-2023 chromosome 12, ASM4190304v1, whole genome shotgun sequence, the proteins below share one genomic window:
- the LOC117271651 gene encoding major histocompatibility complex class I-related protein 1-like has translation MRQLTMKAWIYLGLLFLSLHGASAMTHSLKYFVTASSQVPNFPEFVAVGFVDEVEVVRCDSNTSRAEPKQDWMSRVTEDDPQYWQRNTELFLRFQPVFKSNIEIAKQRFNQTGGVHIFQVMFGCEWDDETGNINVFNQYGYDGEDFISFDLKTETWIAPKPQAVITKHKWDNDKALIAENKHYLTQYYPDWLKQYVDYGRSSLLRKDLPSVSLLQKSPSSPVSCHATGFYPNSAMMFWRKDGEELHENVDHGEILPNHDGSFQMSSDLNVSSVPPEDWEKYECVFQLSGVKEVIVTKLDKAVIRTNREKPTAVTVPIIAAVVVLALVLIAVIGYVIYKNRKAECSEPQDNNPELSVKLNPEGNNPR, from the exons ATGCGACAGCTCACAATGAAAGCCTGGATTTATCTAGGCCTACTTTTCCTGAGCTTACATGGCGCCTCGGCAA TGACTCACTCTCTGAAGTATTTCGTCACTGCCTCTTCTCAAGTCCCAAACTTCCCAGAGTTTGTGGCTGTTGGGTTTGTTGATGAAGTTGAAGTGGTTCGTTGTGACAGTAACACCAGCAGAGCAGAACCCAAACAGGACTGGATGAGCAGAGTCACAGAGGATGATCCTCAGTACTGGCAGAGGAACACTGAGCTCTTTCTGCGTTTCCAGCCGGTCTTCAAATCCAACATTGAAATTGCAAAGCAGCGCTTCAACCAAACTGGAG gtgtCCACATTTTCCAGGTGATGTTTGGTTGTGAGTGGGACGATGAGACTGGAAACATCAATGTTTTTAATCAGTATGGTTATGATGGAGAAGACTTCATATCATTTGACCTGAAGACAGAGACATGGATCGCTCCTAAACCACAGGCTGTCATCACCAAACACAAGTGGGACAATGACAAAGCTCTGATAGCAGAGAACAAACACTACCTCACTCAGTATTATCCTGACTGGCTGAAGCAGTATGTGGACTATGGGAGGAGCTCTCTGCTGAGAAAAG acCTTCCCTCAGTGTCTCTCCTCCAGAAGTCTCCCTCGTCTCCAGTCAGCTGCCACGCTACAGGTTTCTACCCAAACAGCGCCATGATGTTctggaggaaagatggagaggagCTTCATGAGAACGTGGACCACGGAGAGATCCTCCCCAACCATGATGGATCCTTTCAGATGAGCAGTGACCTGAATGTTTCATCAGTCCCACCTGAAGACTGGGAGAAGTACGAGTGTGTGTTCCAGCTCTCTGGTGTGAAGGAGGTCATCGTCACCAAACTGGACAAAGCAGTGATCAGGACCAACAGAG AGAAACCCACTGCCGTGACCGTCCCCATCATTGCTGCAGTGGTTGTTCTTGCTCTCGTCCTCATCGCTGTGATCGGATACGTCATTTACAAAAACAGGAAAG CTGAATGCTCTGAACCTCAGGACAACAACCCTGAGCTCTCTGTGAAACTGAATCCTGAAGGAAACAACCCTAGATGA